From a region of the Nonlabens dokdonensis DSW-6 genome:
- the nadD gene encoding nicotinate (nicotinamide) nucleotide adenylyltransferase produces MTKKNSIGLYFGTFNPIHIGHLAIANYLVENSDLDEIWMVVTPHNPHKKKKTLLDDYQRLHMVHLATDDYVKIKASNIEFGLPQPSYTVNTLAHLSEKYPDKKFTLIMGEDNLKSLHKWKNYQVILEDYSIIVYPRVSSGDLPEQFINHSKITKIDAPIMEISSTMIRNGIKEGKDLRYFMHHQVQKYVEEMHFYK; encoded by the coding sequence ATGACGAAGAAGAATAGCATCGGTCTTTATTTTGGTACGTTCAATCCTATTCATATAGGTCATCTGGCTATTGCAAATTATTTAGTGGAAAATAGTGATCTAGATGAAATCTGGATGGTGGTAACACCTCATAATCCTCATAAAAAGAAAAAAACGTTGCTGGATGACTATCAGAGGCTTCATATGGTACATCTAGCTACCGATGATTATGTTAAAATTAAAGCGAGCAATATCGAGTTTGGTTTGCCACAACCTAGTTATACCGTAAATACATTGGCTCACCTTTCAGAAAAATATCCTGATAAGAAGTTTACACTTATTATGGGAGAAGACAATTTGAAAAGTCTTCACAAGTGGAAGAATTATCAAGTGATATTAGAAGATTATTCGATTATTGTTTATCCACGCGTTTCTTCGGGAGACCTACCAGAGCAGTTTATAAATCATTCTAAAATTACAAAGATTGACGCTCCAATCATGGAAATATCTTCCACCATGATACGCAATGGTATTAAAGAAGGGAAAGATTTACGTTACTTTATGCATCATCAGGTACAAAAGTATGTAGAGGAAATGCATTTTTATAAGTAG
- a CDS encoding metal-dependent transcriptional regulator — protein MHSVSEENYIKAIYHLQEDQALVSTNEIAGRMNTKASSVTDMLKKLSDKNLAEYIPYKGARLTENGVRCANQIIRKHRLWEVFLVEKLDFSWDEVHEVAEQLEHIQSQKLIDQLDKHLDYPKKDPHGDPIPDSNGNYEVINKTLLSQLTAGDIGTLVGVIDTSSNFLNYLDKHNIQLGTQITVMEREDFDNSFTLQVNSELLQVSQQIADNLYLKITS, from the coding sequence ATGCATTCCGTATCAGAAGAAAATTATATTAAGGCTATTTATCATCTTCAAGAGGATCAAGCACTGGTATCTACAAATGAAATTGCTGGACGTATGAATACCAAAGCATCGTCAGTAACTGATATGCTCAAAAAGCTTTCAGATAAAAACCTGGCTGAATATATTCCTTACAAAGGAGCACGTCTGACAGAAAATGGAGTGCGTTGTGCAAATCAAATTATTAGAAAACACCGGCTTTGGGAAGTATTTCTAGTCGAAAAACTTGATTTTTCTTGGGATGAGGTGCATGAAGTTGCAGAGCAATTAGAACATATTCAATCTCAGAAATTAATAGATCAGCTCGATAAGCATCTGGATTACCCAAAGAAAGATCCGCATGGAGATCCTATACCTGATAGTAATGGTAATTATGAGGTGATCAATAAGACGCTCCTTTCTCAATTAACCGCAGGAGATATAGGTACACTTGTAGGTGTTATAGATACTTCGAGTAACTTCTTAAACTATCTAGATAAACATAACATTCAGCTAGGAACACAAATTACTGTTATGGAAAGAGAGGATTTTGATAATTCTTTTACACTTCAAGTAAATTCTGAATTACTTCAAGTCTCTCAACAAATAGCAGATAACCTCTATTTAAAAATAACATCATGA
- a CDS encoding transporter, with the protein MIKQLFFIALLFISSVSLAQTDDIGALITDRPDATESPSLVRKGFLQIETGGFYTDNGDDSFRTKEITYNTTLLRYGLLENFELRIGLDYRSTEFESNGQQLGEKLNGTSPLLLGAKIGIAEENRWMPKMAILGHLSMPFSAGSDYKPENTGMDFRFSFDHTLNERSSIAYNLGARLDAENPELAYLYTLAYGYDLTSKIGVYVELYGDFPEDSSANHLWDAGFTYLANDDLQFDLTFGSGITEGQNLLLSAGLSYRIRKK; encoded by the coding sequence ATGATTAAACAATTATTTTTCATTGCATTACTTTTCATAAGTAGTGTATCGCTTGCTCAAACAGACGACATAGGAGCGTTAATTACTGACAGGCCTGACGCAACAGAATCACCTAGTTTAGTGAGGAAAGGTTTTTTACAAATAGAAACCGGTGGTTTTTATACTGATAATGGTGATGATAGTTTTAGAACCAAGGAAATAACCTATAATACCACATTGTTGCGATATGGTCTTTTGGAAAACTTTGAATTAAGGATCGGTTTAGATTATAGATCAACAGAATTTGAATCTAATGGACAGCAATTAGGGGAAAAATTAAATGGAACATCACCACTTTTATTAGGTGCAAAAATAGGAATTGCCGAAGAAAATAGATGGATGCCCAAAATGGCAATTCTCGGACATCTAAGCATGCCTTTCAGTGCAGGATCAGATTATAAACCAGAAAATACAGGTATGGATTTCAGGTTCTCCTTTGATCACACACTTAATGAACGGTCTAGCATAGCCTACAATTTAGGAGCACGTTTAGATGCAGAGAATCCGGAACTAGCCTACTTATATACACTAGCTTATGGATATGATCTCACCAGTAAAATAGGTGTTTATGTAGAGCTCTATGGAGATTTCCCTGAAGATTCAAGCGCAAACCACCTTTGGGACGCAGGTTTCACTTATTTGGCAAACGATGATTTGCAATTTGACCTCACCTTTGGTTCAGGAATTACTGAAGGTCAAAACTTACTTCTCAGTGCTGGTTTGAGCTATAGAATAAGAAAGAAGTAG
- a CDS encoding metal ABC transporter solute-binding protein, Zn/Mn family: MKNIILLLLVLSIVSCTDKNEENDMLEVVTTTTMITDLVENIGGDLIQVNGLMGSGIDPHLYKASQGDFRKLDNADVIFYNGLHLEGKLVEIFEKMNEQNKTAIAISNGLYEKTLIGSEYFASNYDPHIWFDLEYWNQITNYVTERLSELDPENKAAFEANRDAYLEKLKALKTELSIKVEELPKEKRILVTAHDAFNYFGRTFDFEVVGLQGLSTATEAGVKDVQRITQFIIENDIKAVFIESSVPRRTVEALQAAVKDQNHEVNIGGELYSDALGSAGTEEGTYIGMYKHNVNTIVNALK; the protein is encoded by the coding sequence ATGAAAAATATAATCCTTCTTTTACTAGTACTATCAATAGTAAGCTGTACAGATAAAAATGAAGAAAACGATATGTTAGAAGTCGTTACCACGACTACGATGATCACGGATCTTGTTGAGAATATAGGCGGCGACCTCATACAGGTCAATGGTTTGATGGGTAGTGGGATAGATCCACATTTATATAAGGCAAGTCAAGGTGATTTTAGAAAATTAGATAATGCAGATGTCATTTTTTACAACGGTTTACACCTAGAAGGAAAGCTGGTGGAGATTTTTGAAAAAATGAACGAGCAAAACAAGACGGCAATAGCTATAAGCAACGGGCTGTATGAGAAAACCCTTATAGGTAGTGAGTATTTTGCTAGTAATTATGATCCGCATATCTGGTTTGATTTGGAGTATTGGAATCAAATTACCAATTATGTGACGGAAAGATTATCAGAATTAGATCCAGAAAACAAGGCTGCTTTTGAGGCCAATCGAGATGCCTATTTAGAAAAATTAAAAGCCTTAAAAACAGAACTCTCTATAAAAGTGGAGGAGTTGCCTAAAGAGAAGCGTATTTTAGTTACCGCGCATGATGCTTTCAATTATTTTGGTAGAACATTTGACTTTGAGGTAGTTGGTCTTCAGGGTCTTTCTACAGCAACTGAAGCTGGCGTTAAGGACGTGCAGCGCATCACTCAATTTATCATAGAAAATGACATCAAAGCAGTTTTTATAGAAAGCAGTGTGCCACGACGTACTGTAGAAGCTTTACAAGCCGCAGTTAAAGATCAAAATCACGAGGTAAACATCGGTGGTGAGTTATATAGTGATGCCTTAGGAAGTGCCGGAACTGAAGAAGGAACTTATATAGGAATGTATAAGCATAATGTGAATACGATTGTTAACGCTCTCAAATAA
- a CDS encoding metal ABC transporter ATP-binding protein produces the protein MEQKIAVAVDDLTVAYNYKPVLWDIDLSIPEGVLMAIVGPNGAGKSTLIKSILGIIDPIAGSVSIYGKPYAKQRDKVAYVPQKGSVDWDFPTTALDVVMMGTYGALGWIKRPGAKQKKQALEALEKVGMLAFKGRQISQLSGGQQQRIFLARALVQNAAIYFMDEPFQGVDATTEIAIINILKELRKAGKTVIVVHHDLQTVPEYFDWVTFLNVKHIATGPVKDIFNDDNLTKTYGINYKVAVQQ, from the coding sequence ATGGAACAAAAAATTGCAGTTGCCGTAGACGATTTAACTGTTGCTTATAACTATAAGCCAGTACTTTGGGATATAGATTTATCTATTCCAGAAGGCGTTTTAATGGCTATTGTAGGTCCTAATGGAGCTGGAAAATCTACCTTGATCAAATCTATTTTGGGAATTATCGATCCCATAGCAGGATCTGTAAGTATATATGGTAAGCCATATGCAAAGCAACGCGACAAAGTTGCTTATGTACCTCAAAAAGGAAGTGTAGATTGGGATTTTCCTACGACTGCGCTAGATGTGGTGATGATGGGAACTTATGGTGCATTAGGATGGATCAAAAGACCAGGCGCCAAACAAAAAAAGCAAGCTCTAGAGGCACTTGAAAAAGTAGGAATGCTCGCTTTTAAAGGAAGACAAATTTCACAACTTTCTGGTGGGCAACAGCAACGTATTTTTCTAGCGAGAGCATTAGTGCAAAATGCAGCAATCTATTTTATGGACGAGCCTTTTCAAGGAGTAGATGCTACTACCGAAATCGCAATCATCAATATTTTAAAGGAATTACGTAAAGCTGGTAAAACAGTAATAGTTGTCCATCACGATTTACAAACGGTTCCAGAATATTTTGATTGGGTTACTTTTTTAAATGTAAAACATATTGCAACTGGTCCAGTAAAAGACATCTTTAATGATGATAATTTGACTAAAACTTATGGAATTAACTATAAAGTTGCCGTGCAGCAATGA
- a CDS encoding metal ABC transporter permease — protein MELIDFFTDYTLRTITLGTAVLGAICGMLGSFAVLRKQSLLGDAISHAALPGIALAFLFTGLKDSNVLLLGALVSGFIGTVWIRGIVTKTHLKTDTALGLILSLFFGFGELVLSYLKKQPDANQAGLDKYLFGQAATLVESDVLVMIIVTGISLVVMLLFWKEFKLLLFDKNYAMTLGFNTRFIDGLISFFIVLAIVIGLQTVGVVLMSAMLLAPAAAARQWTNSLGMMVILAAVFGAFSGVFGTAISASYNNLSTGPVIVLVAAVFVVISFVFSPGRGILFKQIRLIRNRRDLELKKTLYFMYGIVEKHQDITRPHSIRILNGFQGFTKGTLSKLADKNWITIQGQDWALTEEGFETAENLYNNNIPES, from the coding sequence TTGGAACTAATAGACTTCTTTACAGATTACACGTTACGCACCATAACGCTGGGAACAGCTGTTTTAGGTGCTATTTGTGGTATGCTAGGAAGTTTTGCGGTATTGAGAAAGCAAAGCCTTTTAGGCGATGCGATTTCTCATGCAGCGTTACCAGGAATTGCTTTAGCTTTTCTATTTACAGGACTGAAAGATTCTAATGTATTACTTCTAGGCGCATTAGTCAGCGGATTTATAGGAACCGTATGGATACGAGGAATCGTGACTAAAACTCACTTAAAAACCGACACAGCATTAGGACTGATTTTGAGTTTATTTTTTGGTTTTGGCGAGTTGGTTTTAAGTTATTTAAAAAAACAACCAGATGCAAATCAGGCAGGACTCGATAAATATTTATTCGGTCAGGCAGCGACTTTGGTAGAAAGTGATGTGCTGGTGATGATTATAGTTACTGGAATAAGTCTGGTCGTGATGCTGTTGTTTTGGAAAGAATTTAAATTGTTGCTGTTTGATAAAAACTATGCGATGACTTTAGGTTTCAATACGCGTTTTATTGATGGATTGATCAGCTTTTTTATTGTTCTTGCTATTGTGATAGGTTTGCAAACCGTAGGAGTAGTTTTGATGAGTGCGATGCTACTGGCTCCAGCTGCCGCAGCGAGACAATGGACTAATAGTCTAGGTATGATGGTAATTCTTGCAGCAGTTTTTGGTGCTTTTTCTGGAGTTTTTGGAACTGCTATAAGTGCGTCTTATAATAATTTATCAACTGGACCAGTAATTGTTTTGGTCGCAGCAGTTTTTGTGGTGATTTCTTTTGTTTTTTCTCCAGGAAGAGGAATCCTTTTCAAACAAATAAGACTAATAAGAAACCGTCGTGATCTGGAACTAAAAAAGACCTTGTACTTTATGTACGGCATCGTAGAAAAACATCAAGATATTACCAGACCGCACTCGATTAGAATCCTTAACGGATTTCAAGGTTTTACTAAAGGAACTTTGAGCAAACTAGCCGATAAGAACTGGATTACCATTCAAGGACAAGACTGGGCACTTACTGAAGAAGGTTTTGAGACTGCGGAAAATTTATACAACAATAATATACCTGAATCATGA
- a CDS encoding metal ABC transporter permease, protein MNSELAIILIACLTSVACAIPGVFLVLRKMALISDAISHSILPGIVIGFFITEDLASPWLILLAAFSGIITVVLVEAIQKTGLVKEDTAIGLVFPALFSIGVLLIAIYANDIHLDTDAVLVGRLEYAAFDKLMIDGVSYGAKSLWTISAVLLLTIILLFAFYKELKLSTFDIGLSSALGFSPVIMHYGLMSVASVTTVVSFDAVGAILVVALMIAPAAAAYLLTTDLKKMILLSVLFGILSALGGYYFAAWLDASISGSITTVLGLIFLLVYLFAPSKGLIAVLFKQKRQRIEVSLLTFLLHLNNHDSKEERRVAHLQEHINWGKVRAQTVLELAEKNNMILIQNQVVSLTQKGLDFTEKALDYIITNKDEKIEDMKDDFFLFRG, encoded by the coding sequence ATGAATAGTGAGTTAGCCATTATATTGATCGCTTGTCTTACTTCGGTCGCTTGTGCGATACCAGGAGTGTTTCTTGTATTGCGTAAAATGGCATTAATAAGTGACGCGATTAGTCATTCCATTTTACCAGGGATTGTGATCGGATTTTTTATTACAGAAGATCTTGCTTCACCATGGTTGATTCTGCTCGCAGCTTTTAGTGGGATTATTACGGTTGTTCTCGTAGAAGCGATTCAAAAAACAGGATTAGTAAAAGAAGATACCGCGATAGGATTGGTTTTTCCTGCATTGTTTAGTATTGGAGTTTTACTGATCGCTATTTATGCAAATGACATACATCTAGATACAGATGCAGTTCTTGTAGGAAGATTGGAATATGCTGCCTTTGATAAATTGATGATTGATGGAGTAAGTTATGGAGCAAAAAGTCTGTGGACTATTTCTGCTGTTTTATTGCTTACTATTATTTTACTTTTTGCTTTTTACAAGGAATTGAAATTAAGCACATTTGATATAGGTTTATCTTCTGCTCTCGGTTTTTCTCCTGTCATTATGCATTACGGATTAATGAGTGTCGCATCGGTAACTACAGTAGTTTCTTTTGATGCAGTAGGAGCGATATTGGTCGTTGCTTTAATGATCGCACCGGCAGCAGCAGCATATTTATTGACTACCGATTTGAAGAAAATGATCTTGCTATCTGTTTTATTTGGAATCCTGAGTGCGTTAGGTGGCTATTATTTTGCTGCTTGGTTAGATGCTTCGATTAGTGGATCGATAACTACTGTCTTGGGCTTGATATTTTTGTTGGTTTATCTTTTTGCACCATCCAAAGGATTGATTGCTGTTTTATTCAAACAAAAAAGACAACGTATAGAAGTGTCTTTATTGACTTTTTTACTGCACTTAAACAATCACGATAGTAAAGAGGAAAGAAGAGTAGCACATTTACAAGAACATATCAATTGGGGAAAAGTGCGTGCACAAACGGTTCTTGAACTAGCTGAAAAAAACAATATGATTCTTATTCAAAATCAAGTCGTTTCTTTGACACAGAAAGGCCTTGATTTTACCGAAAAAGCTTTGGACTACATTATCACGAATAAAGACGAAAAGATCGAAGACATGAAAGATGATTTCTTTTTGTTTAGAGGATAA